One genomic segment of Flagellimonas marinaquae includes these proteins:
- the tpx gene encoding thiol peroxidase, with amino-acid sequence MATVTLKGNEIHTLGNLPEIGAQAPNFTLVKNDLSTVDLSNYKGQKVVLNIFPSIDTGTCAQSVRQFNQEAAELENTKILCISKDLPFAQARFCGAEGIDKVETLSDFRDGNFGKSYNVEFTDGPLQGLHSRSVVVVNENGEVVYSEQVAETVDEPNYKAALEALMDA; translated from the coding sequence ATGGCAACTGTAACATTAAAAGGAAACGAAATTCATACCCTCGGGAATCTACCCGAAATAGGTGCCCAAGCACCGAATTTTACTTTAGTAAAAAATGATCTTTCAACCGTAGACCTATCCAACTACAAAGGACAAAAGGTCGTTCTCAATATTTTTCCGAGCATCGATACGGGAACATGTGCACAATCCGTGCGCCAGTTCAACCAAGAAGCGGCCGAATTGGAAAACACCAAAATATTGTGCATATCCAAGGATCTTCCCTTTGCCCAGGCACGTTTTTGTGGTGCAGAAGGAATTGATAAAGTAGAGACCCTTTCCGATTTTAGGGATGGTAACTTTGGTAAATCCTACAATGTGGAATTTACCGATGGCCCATTGCAAGGCCTACATTCTCGATCGGTAGTAGTGGTCAACGAAAATGGGGAAGTAGTCTATTCCGAACAAGTGGCGGAAACTGTGGACGAACCCAATTACAAAGCCGCCCTTGAAGCATTGATGGATGCCTAA
- a CDS encoding diacylglycerol kinase family protein, with amino-acid sequence MPKESFLKNRIKSVGYALKGMFLLLRTEPSIKIQFVIALIVTALGFYFQITETEWALQLLSIGMVMGIEGANTAIEKICDYVQPNLDPKIGLIKDISAGAVMIVSIIASIIGLIIYVPKIF; translated from the coding sequence ATGCCTAAAGAATCTTTCTTAAAGAATAGGATCAAAAGCGTGGGTTACGCCCTCAAGGGCATGTTTTTGTTATTACGGACAGAACCCAGCATAAAAATCCAGTTTGTTATCGCTTTGATAGTTACGGCCCTTGGGTTTTACTTTCAAATAACGGAAACCGAATGGGCCTTACAACTTTTATCCATAGGTATGGTTATGGGAATTGAAGGCGCAAATACTGCAATTGAAAAAATCTGTGACTATGTTCAACCGAATTTAGATCCTAAAATTGGTCTAATAAAAGATATTTCGGCAGGAGCCGTTATGATAGTGTCCATAATTGCGAGCATCATTGGATTGATTATCTATGTACCCAAGATATTTTAG
- a CDS encoding peroxiredoxin, translated as MTLVGRKFPSIEVNAIDEMGDTFKINILEKAKAENKKVLLFWYPKDFTFVCPTELFAFQQNLSEFEKRNTIVIGASCDTAEVHFAWLNTEKDNGGIEGVSYPLVSDSNRNLASALGILDIMKEDYNEETNSVMVEGDNVTYRATYLIDEEGTVFHESINHMPLGRNVSEFLRLVDAYTHVQEKGEVCPANWEEGKEAMNADRAGVSNYLANHVN; from the coding sequence ATGACTTTAGTAGGAAGAAAATTTCCAAGTATTGAGGTAAACGCCATCGATGAAATGGGCGATACGTTCAAAATCAATATTTTAGAGAAAGCCAAGGCAGAGAACAAAAAAGTATTGTTGTTCTGGTACCCTAAAGATTTCACTTTTGTGTGCCCAACGGAACTCTTTGCCTTTCAGCAAAACTTAAGCGAGTTTGAAAAAAGAAATACCATAGTGATCGGTGCTTCTTGCGATACTGCCGAAGTTCATTTCGCATGGTTGAACACTGAAAAGGACAATGGTGGAATCGAAGGTGTTTCTTATCCCCTAGTTTCCGATAGCAACAGGAATTTGGCATCTGCCTTGGGGATATTGGACATTATGAAGGAAGACTATAACGAGGAAACCAATTCCGTAATGGTAGAGGGCGACAATGTAACCTACAGAGCCACTTACTTGATCGATGAAGAAGGGACCGTTTTTCATGAGAGCATCAACCACATGCCATTGGGAAGAAATGTTAGCGAATTCTTGCGCTTGGTGGACGCATATACCCACGTACAAGAAAAAGGCGAGGTTTGTCCAGCAAACTGGGAAGAAGGTAAAGAAGCCATGAACGCCGACAGAGCTGGTGTATCCAATTACTTGGCCAACCACGTAAACTAA
- the nhaC gene encoding Na+/H+ antiporter NhaC codes for MPKNTEKPKFREDENIVENKNLSIGEALIPVIALVAMLAYNVYVFGDDALSGSNQFILLMGGAVAAVVGIFNKVSYKSMIAEVAENVRSTTGALLILLMVGALSGTWLISGIIPAMIYYGLQILNPTIFLAASVVICAIISIATGSSWTTAATVGIALIGIGDALGISLGMTAGAVLSGAYFGDKMSPLSDTTNLAPAMAGGDLFSHIRYMTYTTVPTIMVTLIVFIILGFTIDTSGVADTSYLLENIGSTFNINGWLFIVPLAVIALIVKKAPPLMALLIGTLLGGVFALIFQPDIVANIGGGTSLNFESGYKGILNAITVDAAITTEDPVLNDLFSSGGMSGMLGTIWLIVCAMVFGGIMDGIGALERITESLLKLAKTTFGLFASTVGSCLALNVTASDQYLAIVVPGKMFSKAYEERGLAPENLSRSLEDSGTVTSVLVPWNTCGAYHSGVLGVGVAEYAVYAIFNWLSPIMTLLFAAFRIKIKQLATPSGE; via the coding sequence ATGCCGAAAAATACGGAAAAGCCTAAATTTAGGGAAGATGAAAACATAGTAGAAAATAAAAATTTGTCAATTGGGGAAGCACTGATTCCAGTTATTGCTCTTGTTGCCATGTTGGCATACAATGTCTATGTTTTTGGGGACGATGCCCTTAGTGGCTCCAACCAGTTTATCCTTTTAATGGGCGGTGCCGTTGCAGCGGTAGTTGGTATTTTTAATAAGGTATCGTACAAAAGTATGATTGCAGAAGTGGCCGAAAATGTTCGGTCCACCACAGGTGCCCTACTTATCCTTTTAATGGTAGGTGCTTTGTCCGGCACTTGGTTGATCAGCGGAATTATTCCGGCAATGATCTATTATGGCCTTCAAATATTGAATCCTACCATATTTTTGGCCGCCAGCGTTGTAATCTGTGCCATAATCTCCATTGCCACGGGAAGTAGTTGGACCACTGCAGCTACCGTTGGTATTGCCTTGATCGGTATCGGGGATGCTTTGGGCATTTCGTTGGGAATGACGGCCGGTGCCGTACTGTCTGGAGCGTATTTTGGAGATAAAATGTCTCCTTTGAGCGATACGACCAATTTGGCACCCGCCATGGCCGGTGGGGATTTGTTCTCCCACATACGCTACATGACCTACACCACAGTTCCCACTATTATGGTAACCCTGATCGTTTTTATTATTCTTGGTTTCACCATTGATACATCCGGAGTGGCGGATACAAGTTATCTGCTCGAGAATATAGGTTCTACCTTTAACATAAACGGTTGGCTTTTTATCGTACCCTTGGCCGTAATCGCATTGATCGTTAAAAAAGCCCCGCCGTTAATGGCGCTTTTGATAGGAACCTTGCTGGGTGGCGTATTCGCACTAATTTTTCAGCCGGACATTGTTGCCAACATTGGTGGCGGGACCTCCCTAAATTTCGAATCAGGCTACAAAGGCATTTTAAATGCCATAACTGTTGATGCTGCAATTACGACCGAAGATCCCGTATTGAACGATTTGTTCTCCTCAGGCGGTATGTCGGGTATGCTCGGTACCATTTGGTTAATTGTATGTGCCATGGTATTTGGCGGTATTATGGATGGTATCGGAGCTCTGGAACGCATTACGGAATCGCTCTTAAAATTGGCCAAGACCACTTTTGGGCTGTTTGCCAGTACAGTAGGTAGCTGTTTGGCATTGAATGTAACAGCGTCCGATCAGTATTTAGCAATTGTAGTACCCGGCAAAATGTTCTCCAAAGCTTACGAAGAAAGGGGACTGGCCCCCGAAAACCTGAGTAGGTCCCTTGAAGATTCGGGAACCGTAACTTCTGTTTTGGTCCCTTGGAATACATGCGGGGCATACCATAGCGGTGTTTTGGGTGTAGGAGTAGCCGAATATGCGGTATATGCTATTTTTAACTGGTTAAGTCCGATTATGACATTACTTTTTGCCGCTTTTAGAATCAAGATAAAACAACTGGCCACTCCAAGCGGAGAATAA
- a CDS encoding DNA translocase FtsK, protein MAKKRTKSKSSKTSKTANTKVSFTLSKQNKIIFGSLLIVLSIALFFSFMSFYFTWQEDQSMLSQFADRNAEASNLLNKFGANVSHFFMYKGFGLASFTFPFLLAITGLYLFLGLNTKRLVSKWVWGLVGVIWGAVALGFFAADFPLLGGLIGYEINDFLQDYTGKIGVFLILVFVLMVILVQLFNFTPEGFANFFKRQKQKIQSDLKDEPSTKTTESPIEDEEDGLVLTTEDTVPEKVDTYTHKKDIPPLDVAGLDVNIPEEEESDISLKVEETPVEEETDAKAAKLVEDFGEFDPKLELGNYKFPTMDLLEAHGASGGITINQEELEENKNRIVSTLKNYKIGIAQIKATIGPTVTLYEIVPEAGIRISKIKNLEDDIALSLAALGIRIIAPIPGKGTVGIEVPNKNATIVSMRSVIASNKFQKAEMELPIAFGKTISNETFVVDLAKMPHLLMAGATGQGKSVGLNAVITSLLYKKHPAEVKFIFVDPKKVELTLYNKIERHFLAKLPDSDEAIITDNTKVINTLNSLCIEMDNRYELLKTAMVRNIKEYNAKFKARKLNPNDGHKFLPYIVLVIDEFADLIMTAGKEVETPIARLAQLARAIGIHLIIATQRPSVNVITGIIKANFPARIAFRVTSKIDSRTILDAQGADQLIGRGDMLYTQGNDVTRLQCAFVDTPEVAKITDYIGSQRAYPEAHLLPEYVGEESGTSLDNDIADRDAMFREAAEVIVTAQQGSASLIQRKLKLGYNRAGRIIDQLEAAGIVGPFEGSKARQVLIPDMYALDQLLENEAK, encoded by the coding sequence ATGGCCAAAAAAAGAACAAAATCCAAATCGAGCAAGACCTCCAAAACTGCCAACACGAAAGTGTCCTTTACACTTTCCAAGCAGAACAAGATTATTTTTGGTAGCCTATTGATTGTTCTGAGCATTGCGCTTTTCTTTTCATTTATGTCGTTTTATTTTACTTGGCAAGAGGATCAAAGTATGCTGTCCCAATTTGCGGACCGCAATGCCGAGGCCAGTAATTTGCTCAACAAATTTGGGGCCAATGTGAGCCACTTTTTTATGTACAAAGGATTCGGGCTGGCCTCTTTTACATTTCCGTTTTTATTGGCCATAACAGGATTGTACCTATTTCTTGGCCTAAACACTAAACGATTGGTCTCTAAATGGGTATGGGGATTGGTCGGAGTAATCTGGGGGGCTGTGGCCCTTGGTTTCTTTGCTGCCGATTTTCCTCTTTTGGGTGGTCTTATTGGTTACGAAATAAACGATTTTCTTCAGGACTATACCGGTAAGATCGGAGTCTTCTTAATTCTGGTTTTTGTTCTCATGGTAATATTGGTGCAATTGTTCAACTTTACTCCAGAAGGATTTGCCAATTTCTTTAAAAGGCAAAAACAGAAAATACAATCGGACTTGAAGGACGAACCATCAACAAAAACCACGGAATCCCCTATTGAAGATGAAGAAGACGGCTTGGTATTGACCACAGAGGATACCGTGCCCGAAAAAGTAGACACCTATACCCATAAGAAAGATATTCCTCCATTGGATGTAGCTGGGCTCGACGTAAACATTCCCGAGGAGGAAGAATCCGATATATCCCTAAAAGTAGAGGAAACCCCTGTCGAAGAAGAAACCGATGCCAAGGCTGCCAAATTGGTAGAAGACTTTGGTGAGTTCGACCCAAAATTGGAATTGGGGAACTATAAATTTCCAACAATGGACCTTTTGGAGGCACACGGTGCTTCGGGAGGCATTACCATCAATCAAGAAGAACTGGAGGAGAACAAAAACCGGATTGTAAGCACCCTCAAAAATTATAAAATCGGGATTGCACAGATCAAGGCTACCATTGGACCAACTGTTACCCTCTACGAAATTGTTCCCGAAGCCGGAATCCGTATCTCCAAGATCAAAAACCTGGAAGACGACATCGCTCTCTCTTTGGCTGCACTGGGCATTCGGATCATTGCCCCGATTCCCGGCAAAGGAACGGTAGGTATCGAGGTACCCAATAAAAACGCAACCATTGTATCCATGAGGTCGGTTATTGCATCCAATAAGTTCCAAAAGGCCGAAATGGAACTACCTATTGCCTTTGGAAAAACAATCAGTAACGAAACATTTGTGGTCGACCTTGCCAAAATGCCCCACCTACTCATGGCCGGTGCTACGGGACAAGGAAAGTCCGTAGGTTTAAATGCTGTAATTACATCTTTGCTCTATAAAAAACACCCAGCAGAGGTCAAGTTTATTTTCGTAGATCCCAAGAAGGTGGAATTGACCCTTTACAATAAAATCGAACGTCATTTTTTGGCCAAATTGCCCGATTCCGACGAGGCCATTATTACGGACAACACAAAAGTGATCAATACCTTGAACTCGCTTTGTATTGAAATGGACAATAGATATGAGCTGTTAAAAACTGCCATGGTCCGGAACATTAAAGAATACAATGCAAAATTCAAGGCAAGAAAATTAAACCCGAATGATGGGCACAAGTTTTTACCCTATATTGTATTGGTCATTGATGAGTTCGCCGACCTGATCATGACGGCCGGCAAGGAAGTGGAAACCCCAATTGCCAGATTGGCACAATTGGCACGAGCCATCGGAATCCACTTGATCATTGCTACACAAAGACCATCGGTTAATGTGATCACCGGTATAATCAAGGCTAACTTCCCTGCAAGGATAGCTTTTAGGGTAACCTCTAAGATTGACTCCAGAACTATTTTGGATGCACAAGGTGCCGACCAGCTCATCGGTCGCGGAGATATGCTCTATACACAAGGAAACGATGTTACAAGGCTGCAATGTGCTTTTGTGGACACGCCCGAGGTAGCTAAAATAACGGACTACATAGGCTCCCAACGGGCTTACCCTGAAGCGCACTTACTACCAGAGTATGTCGGTGAAGAAAGTGGCACAAGTCTTGATAATGATATCGCGGACAGGGATGCCATGTTCAGGGAGGCTGCCGAGGTTATCGTAACGGCCCAACAGGGTTCCGCATCTTTGATCCAACGTAAATTAAAATTAGGGTACAACAGAGCTGGTCGAATCATAGATCAGTTGGAGGCAGCAGGAATTGTTGGACCATTCGAAGGAAGCAAGGCAAGACAAGTTCTGATTCCCGACATGTACGCCCTAGATCAACTATTAGAAAATGAAGCAAAATAA
- a CDS encoding LptF/LptG family permease: MKILDQYILRRFLYNFFSSFFILIVIFIFQGIWLFIDDLAGKGLGMVIIGKFIFYFIPTLVDKVLPLTVLLSSILTFGTFAENYEFAAMKASGISLQRGMRSLIVFVLFLGLVTFFFANDVIPKSEQKMFNLRKNIAKVKPAAAITEGVFSDFEGTGEGMNIKVDKKYGEQDRFLDNVIIHKKTKQNINNTVIKAKSGELISSEESDIIQLVLKDGNYYLEHLPKDSKERRKQPFARADFEKYTINIDISELDEQDLEEDQNITTNKMKNVGRLIKDIDSLRENNLEKVEAFSKNVTNRMGAFPVKRPRDTTQKKLELIQPEIKKNTEKEEDSITTIDGFIESLEQWEQIQVMKKAQNEISSILNTVKSKKNELQSRYKFYNSHILSLHQKYALALSCIILFFVGAPLGAIIRKGGLGLPMVVAIILFLTYYFIGVFAGNYAKEGNIHPAIGAWLPTLIMLPLGISLTRRATADKGLVGFGHFIDRIKSLFKKKDTEEDQ, translated from the coding sequence TTGAAAATACTTGATCAGTATATACTAAGAAGATTTTTATACAACTTCTTCAGTTCCTTCTTCATTCTGATCGTCATATTCATCTTTCAGGGAATATGGCTTTTCATAGATGATCTTGCGGGAAAAGGACTGGGCATGGTTATTATTGGCAAGTTTATTTTCTACTTTATCCCAACTTTGGTGGACAAGGTGTTACCTTTAACGGTGCTCCTCTCCTCCATCCTTACCTTTGGTACTTTTGCCGAAAACTATGAGTTTGCGGCAATGAAAGCTTCGGGAATATCTTTGCAACGGGGAATGCGAAGCTTGATTGTTTTTGTACTGTTCCTTGGCCTGGTCACTTTCTTTTTTGCAAATGATGTAATCCCAAAATCGGAGCAGAAAATGTTCAACCTCAGAAAAAATATAGCCAAAGTAAAACCGGCAGCAGCTATTACAGAAGGTGTTTTTAGTGATTTTGAAGGAACAGGTGAGGGCATGAACATAAAAGTTGATAAAAAATATGGTGAACAGGACCGTTTTTTAGATAATGTGATCATCCATAAAAAAACGAAACAAAACATCAACAACACGGTGATCAAGGCGAAATCCGGTGAATTGATCAGTAGTGAGGAATCCGATATCATTCAACTGGTGCTTAAGGATGGAAATTATTACCTCGAACATCTCCCAAAAGATTCCAAGGAGCGCCGAAAACAGCCATTTGCCAGGGCAGATTTTGAAAAGTACACCATTAATATCGATATTTCCGAGCTCGATGAGCAGGACCTGGAAGAAGATCAAAATATTACGACCAACAAAATGAAAAATGTAGGTCGATTGATAAAGGATATCGACTCATTACGTGAAAACAATTTGGAAAAAGTGGAAGCCTTTTCCAAAAACGTGACCAATCGAATGGGAGCTTTTCCGGTTAAAAGACCACGGGACACTACCCAAAAAAAATTGGAACTCATCCAACCCGAAATCAAGAAAAATACAGAAAAAGAAGAGGACTCCATTACAACCATCGATGGGTTTATTGAAAGTTTGGAACAATGGGAACAGATCCAGGTAATGAAAAAGGCCCAAAATGAGATTTCAAGTATTTTAAATACAGTAAAATCAAAAAAGAACGAACTTCAAAGCAGGTATAAATTTTATAATAGCCATATTTTGTCCCTGCACCAAAAGTATGCTCTTGCCCTATCCTGTATCATTTTGTTTTTCGTTGGGGCGCCCTTAGGGGCCATTATTCGAAAAGGAGGACTGGGATTGCCCATGGTCGTTGCAATAATCTTATTTTTGACGTATTACTTTATCGGTGTATTTGCCGGAAATTACGCCAAAGAAGGAAACATTCACCCCGCAATTGGGGCTTGGCTGCCCACGTTGATCATGCTGCCCTTGGGCATTTCGCTTACCAGGCGTGCAACTGCGGATAAAGGGTTGGTAGGATTCGGTCATTTTATAGACCGCATCAAATCATTATTTAAAAAGAAAGACACAGAAGAAGACCAATGA
- a CDS encoding DegT/DnrJ/EryC1/StrS family aminotransferase yields MPGFELFGDKERKEVQDVMDSGVLMRYGFDAMRNGHWKTKELETALAKRMQVKYAHAVSSGTAALTVALASAGVGAGDEVIMPTFTFVASFESILALGAVPILADIDDTLTLKPEAVEKAISPRTKVIMPVHMCGSMANLDALKAICDQYGLLLLEDACQAIGGTYKGKPLGSIGDMGCFSFDYVKTITCGEGGAIITNNGTYYENAHKYADHGHDHIGNNRGAEEHPFLGYNFRISEMNSAVGVAQLSRLDEFLNIQKRNYSILREALSSIPEVVFRTVPNGGEENYSFLSYFLPSENLAQKAHQVLGDKGVDGCFYWYNNNWHYYKKWEHLTNMKSLGNLPKDVKEVLPDYNEADFSESDKWMSRNISCLIKLGWSEEEVKTRAKQMVDAIKAVL; encoded by the coding sequence ATGCCAGGATTTGAACTTTTTGGAGACAAGGAAAGAAAAGAAGTACAGGACGTTATGGACTCCGGAGTGTTAATGCGCTACGGGTTTGATGCCATGCGAAATGGACACTGGAAAACCAAAGAGCTGGAGACTGCTTTGGCGAAAAGAATGCAGGTTAAATATGCCCACGCAGTAAGTAGTGGAACAGCCGCTTTAACAGTGGCGTTGGCCAGTGCAGGAGTAGGGGCGGGTGACGAAGTAATAATGCCAACGTTTACATTTGTCGCAAGTTTTGAATCCATATTGGCACTTGGAGCTGTACCGATTTTGGCCGATATTGATGATACGCTAACATTAAAACCCGAAGCCGTTGAAAAAGCAATCTCTCCAAGAACCAAGGTAATTATGCCCGTACATATGTGCGGATCTATGGCCAATTTGGATGCGCTGAAAGCCATTTGTGATCAATATGGATTGTTGTTATTGGAAGATGCTTGCCAAGCGATTGGGGGCACCTACAAAGGTAAACCTTTGGGTAGTATTGGTGATATGGGATGTTTTTCGTTTGATTATGTTAAGACCATTACCTGTGGTGAAGGCGGAGCCATAATCACCAATAATGGCACATATTATGAAAATGCCCATAAATATGCCGATCATGGCCACGACCACATAGGAAACAACAGGGGAGCAGAAGAGCACCCATTTTTAGGATATAATTTCCGTATTTCTGAAATGAACTCAGCAGTTGGGGTGGCTCAACTTTCTCGGCTGGATGAGTTTTTAAATATTCAAAAACGGAACTATAGTATTTTGCGAGAAGCATTGTCCAGCATTCCCGAAGTGGTTTTTAGAACCGTACCGAACGGAGGAGAAGAGAACTATTCATTCCTAAGTTATTTCCTTCCTTCGGAAAATCTAGCCCAAAAAGCGCACCAAGTGTTAGGTGATAAGGGAGTAGATGGATGTTTTTATTGGTATAACAACAATTGGCACTATTATAAAAAGTGGGAGCATTTGACCAATATGAAGTCGTTGGGAAATCTTCCAAAAGATGTAAAGGAGGTATTGCCAGATTACAACGAAGCTGATTTCTCTGAATCTGATAAATGGATGTCCAGGAACATTTCCTGTTTGATCAAATTGGGATGGTCGGAAGAGGAGGTTAAAACACGGGCCAAGCAAATGGTCGATGCCATCAAGGCAGTGTTATAA
- the ribB gene encoding 3,4-dihydroxy-2-butanone-4-phosphate synthase: MDKKIELDAIEDAIADIREGKVIIVVDDENRENEGDFLAAAELITPETINFMATHGRGLICAPLTEGRCKELGLHKMVNHNTDPLETAFTVSVDLRGHGVTTGISASDRAKTVLALTKEETKPHELARPGHIFPLIAKEGGVLRRTGHTEAAIDFARLAGLQPAGVIVEIMNEDGSMARLPQLMKVAKKFDLKIVSIEDLIAYRMEHDSLIELKESFTINTRFGAFRLRAYKQTTNNQVHVALLKGNWKSGEPVLTRINSTLVNNDILGTLTNNPDETLQRMFNALNTEDKSAMIFINQGNQSMNLLSRLSEFKKLQGEGINKAPKIEMDNKDFGIGAQILHDLNISKIRLLTNSGQTRRVGMVGYGLEIVEYVKY; encoded by the coding sequence ATGGACAAAAAAATAGAATTGGATGCCATAGAAGATGCTATAGCCGATATTAGGGAAGGGAAGGTAATAATTGTAGTGGATGATGAAAACAGAGAGAACGAAGGTGATTTTTTGGCGGCGGCAGAACTGATTACTCCGGAGACCATCAATTTTATGGCCACACATGGCCGGGGCCTTATCTGTGCACCTCTTACCGAGGGTCGTTGTAAAGAACTGGGGCTACATAAAATGGTAAATCACAACACCGACCCGTTGGAGACCGCTTTTACTGTTTCTGTGGATTTAAGAGGACATGGGGTTACCACAGGGATTTCGGCTTCCGATAGGGCCAAAACGGTTCTGGCACTGACCAAAGAGGAAACCAAACCCCACGAACTGGCGCGTCCAGGACATATTTTTCCGTTGATTGCCAAAGAGGGAGGGGTACTGCGCCGTACAGGCCACACCGAAGCTGCCATTGACTTTGCCAGATTGGCCGGACTGCAACCGGCCGGGGTAATTGTGGAAATCATGAACGAAGATGGATCTATGGCCCGTTTGCCACAGTTAATGAAAGTTGCCAAAAAGTTTGACCTAAAAATTGTTTCGATAGAGGATCTGATCGCCTATCGTATGGAGCACGATAGCCTTATCGAGCTCAAAGAGTCGTTTACCATAAATACCAGGTTTGGTGCATTTCGTTTGCGGGCCTACAAGCAAACCACCAACAACCAGGTGCACGTTGCTTTGTTGAAAGGTAATTGGAAGAGCGGTGAACCAGTATTGACCCGTATCAACTCTACCTTGGTAAACAACGATATTCTGGGGACATTGACCAATAATCCCGATGAAACTTTACAGCGTATGTTCAATGCCTTGAACACAGAAGACAAAAGTGCGATGATCTTTATAAATCAAGGCAACCAATCCATGAATTTATTGAGCAGGTTGTCCGAATTTAAAAAACTACAAGGAGAAGGCATAAACAAGGCTCCAAAAATTGAAATGGACAACAAGGATTTTGGAATCGGCGCACAAATTTTACACGACTTAAATATTTCCAAGATCCGTTTGCTTACCAATTCTGGGCAAACCAGGCGCGTTGGTATGGTAGGCTATGGCTTGGAAATCGTGGAGTATGTAAAATACTGA
- a CDS encoding LolA family protein, with translation MIKKSILLIVLFATGLFSYGQNSEKAKALLDEVYNKVQSYDNIHIDFQSTLENTEANLKQETNGNVTLAGEKYVLNYFGANQLYDGKKVYTVVPENEEVTIENVNEDNDNVSPSKMLTFYKTGHNYKWDILQNVGGRKIQYVKLIPIDSNTEIKSVLLGIDTQTKHIYKLIQTGNNGTKTTITVNSFKTNQPISSTLFTFDEKKYEDKGYYIIRN, from the coding sequence ATGATCAAGAAAAGTATTCTTTTAATTGTATTGTTTGCCACAGGGCTTTTTTCTTACGGCCAAAACTCGGAAAAAGCCAAGGCACTTTTGGATGAAGTTTACAACAAAGTTCAAAGTTACGACAACATACATATTGATTTCCAATCCACTTTGGAAAACACAGAAGCGAACCTAAAACAGGAAACCAACGGTAACGTAACCCTTGCCGGCGAAAAATATGTACTTAACTATTTCGGGGCCAATCAACTTTACGATGGAAAAAAAGTGTACACCGTGGTTCCAGAAAATGAAGAAGTGACCATAGAAAATGTCAACGAGGACAACGACAACGTAAGCCCTTCCAAAATGTTGACCTTCTACAAAACGGGACATAACTATAAATGGGACATCCTACAAAATGTGGGCGGAAGAAAAATACAGTACGTTAAATTGATCCCCATCGACTCCAACACCGAGATCAAATCCGTTCTGCTGGGTATCGACACACAGACCAAGCACATTTATAAATTGATCCAAACGGGAAACAACGGTACAAAAACCACTATCACCGTTAATTCTTTCAAAACCAATCAGCCCATTTCAAGTACTCTGTTTACCTTTGACGAGAAAAAGTACGAGGACAAAGGGTACTATATTATAAGAAACTAG
- a CDS encoding thioredoxin family protein produces MVLELDKDNLSEVIAGNDNVVVQYSASWCGNCRIMKPKFKKEASLNENIKFVMVDAEKFPESRKLANVDNLPTFATFSKGSLKNQVQTNKYDVLKDLINEIAHN; encoded by the coding sequence ATGGTTCTAGAATTGGACAAAGACAATTTGAGTGAGGTCATTGCCGGCAATGACAACGTTGTGGTGCAATACAGCGCATCGTGGTGCGGCAACTGCAGGATCATGAAGCCGAAGTTCAAAAAAGAAGCTTCGTTGAACGAGAATATTAAGTTTGTAATGGTCGATGCCGAAAAATTCCCGGAATCCAGAAAATTGGCCAATGTGGACAACCTGCCCACTTTTGCCACTTTCTCCAAGGGATCCTTGAAAAATCAGGTACAGACCAATAAGTACGATGTTTTAAAAGACTTGATCAATGAAATTGCCCATAATTAA
- a CDS encoding DUF6952 family protein, with protein sequence MKLPIIKQMVNFAEEHDEDYLQETADTLESVCEVSSLKDEELDIIGELISNLYGAIEVSNEIKKGTPKKEALNGFMSRVLGSIDK encoded by the coding sequence ATGAAATTGCCCATAATTAAACAAATGGTCAACTTTGCCGAAGAGCACGATGAGGATTATCTTCAAGAAACGGCGGACACTTTGGAAAGTGTTTGTGAGGTTTCCAGCTTGAAAGATGAGGAACTGGACATTATCGGCGAGTTGATTTCCAATCTTTATGGTGCCATAGAGGTATCCAACGAAATCAAAAAAGGGACTCCCAAGAAAGAAGCCCTGAATGGTTTTATGTCCAGGGTACTCGGCTCAATAGACAAGTAG